One stretch of Hymenobacter chitinivorans DSM 11115 DNA includes these proteins:
- a CDS encoding TVP38/TMEM64 family protein: MVKSPSSAPSQKTSRLPLYLAGGLLLTLVACYFLWPAFQTTAQEAFAVLKSGEQARVSAWIRQFGYWGPVVIVAAMVVQMFLVVVNVVLLILVAILAYGPWWGSLLALVGCVVASSVGYWLGRSAGEAFIGRLIGEKSEKKMVEEVQRYGTWAVVIARLSPALSDDAVSFVAGVARLGYGRFLLATVAGVLPLIALLAWLGENSERLKTGLLWVSIVSVVLFIGYVWWDKRRTKSAPPEAALAEKN, from the coding sequence TTGGTCAAGTCCCCGTCTTCCGCCCCGTCCCAAAAAACCAGCCGCCTGCCGCTTTACCTGGCCGGCGGCCTGCTCCTGACTTTAGTTGCCTGCTACTTCCTCTGGCCCGCCTTTCAAACTACCGCCCAGGAAGCCTTCGCCGTGCTCAAAAGCGGGGAGCAGGCCCGGGTATCGGCCTGGATCCGGCAGTTTGGCTACTGGGGCCCGGTGGTCATCGTGGCGGCCATGGTGGTGCAGATGTTTCTGGTGGTCGTCAACGTGGTGCTGCTGATTCTGGTGGCTATTCTGGCCTACGGGCCGTGGTGGGGCTCCTTGCTGGCCCTAGTGGGCTGCGTGGTGGCCTCGTCGGTGGGCTACTGGCTGGGCCGCTCGGCCGGAGAAGCCTTTATCGGCCGGCTCATTGGGGAGAAGAGCGAAAAGAAAATGGTGGAGGAAGTGCAGCGCTACGGGACCTGGGCCGTGGTTATTGCCCGCCTCTCCCCGGCCCTGTCCGACGACGCGGTGAGCTTCGTGGCCGGGGTGGCGCGCCTGGGCTACGGGCGCTTTCTGCTGGCCACCGTGGCCGGCGTGCTGCCGCTCATTGCCCTGCTGGCCTGGCTGGGCGAAAACAGTGAGCGGCTCAAAACCGGGCTGCTCTGGGTGTCCATTGTCAGCGTGGTGCTCTTCATCGGCTACGTGTGGTGGGACAAGCGCCGGACGAAATCCGCCCCGCCCGAGGCGGCGTTGGCCGAGAAAAACTAA
- the rpiA gene encoding ribose-5-phosphate isomerase RpiA, producing MSTADPQQVLQKQLAAATALRWVRSGMRLGLGTGSTAAAFITLLGQAVRAGELRVEAVATSLASETLAREVGIPLLPPRRGLRLDLTIDGADELDDRLQLIKGGGGALLREKVVAAASDYLLIIADSSKHVAQLGRFPLPLEVVPFALPWVLDAVAKLGGAPELRLATANPAEPARSDQGNLLVDCHFGELPNPPELARQLEQIPGIVEHGLFLDLARAAVVAQADTARVLRPGVAPAPATDFTDLP from the coding sequence ATGAGTACCGCCGACCCACAGCAGGTATTGCAAAAGCAGCTGGCGGCCGCCACGGCTCTACGCTGGGTGCGCAGCGGTATGCGGCTGGGCCTGGGCACGGGCAGCACGGCCGCCGCCTTTATTACCCTGCTGGGTCAGGCCGTGCGTGCTGGCGAGCTGCGGGTAGAAGCCGTGGCTACTTCCCTGGCCAGTGAAACCCTGGCCCGCGAAGTCGGCATTCCCCTGCTGCCGCCCCGGCGCGGTCTGCGCCTTGACCTGACCATCGACGGGGCCGATGAGCTGGATGACCGGCTGCAACTCATCAAAGGAGGGGGCGGGGCCCTGCTGCGGGAGAAAGTGGTAGCCGCCGCCTCCGACTACCTGCTCATCATTGCCGACTCCAGTAAGCACGTGGCGCAGCTGGGCCGCTTCCCGCTACCCCTCGAAGTCGTGCCGTTTGCCCTGCCCTGGGTGCTCGACGCCGTAGCCAAGCTGGGCGGCGCGCCCGAGCTGCGCCTGGCTACAGCCAACCCCGCCGAGCCGGCCCGCTCCGACCAGGGCAACCTGCTCGTCGATTGCCACTTCGGCGAGCTGCCTAACCCGCCGGAGCTAGCCCGGCAGCTGGAGCAGATTCCCGGTATCGTGGAGCACGGCCTGTTTCTGGACCTGGCCCGGGCGGCCGTCGTGGCCCAGGCCGACACCGCCCGAGTGCTCCGCCCCGGCGTCGCTCCGGCTCCCGCCACCGATTTTACCGACCTGCCCTAA
- the pgl gene encoding 6-phosphogluconolactonase — translation MPLHVHAAPDAVLHGLAEYFVAQARAAIAGRGRFSVALSGGNSPKKLYELLAAAPYRAQVAWDKVYFFFGDERNVPPTDPESNYRMAREALLDPLDIADAQVFPVDTSLPPAAAAEAYTRTIQAFFAPEDAVFDLVLLGLGDNSHTASLFPHTPVLHDTSVGAREVFVEEKQAYRITLTAPLLNQARAVAFLVYGADKAAAVQQVMQGARNVEEFPAQLIAPAGELHWFLDMAAAAALPPAAS, via the coding sequence ATGCCGCTTCACGTTCACGCTGCGCCCGACGCCGTTCTGCACGGCCTGGCCGAGTATTTCGTCGCTCAGGCCCGGGCCGCCATTGCCGGCCGCGGCCGGTTTTCGGTGGCGCTTTCGGGCGGCAACTCCCCCAAGAAGCTCTACGAGCTGCTGGCCGCGGCGCCCTACCGCGCGCAGGTAGCCTGGGACAAGGTGTATTTTTTCTTCGGCGACGAGCGGAACGTGCCACCGACCGACCCGGAGAGCAACTACCGCATGGCCCGGGAAGCCCTGCTCGACCCGCTTGATATTGCCGACGCGCAGGTTTTCCCCGTCGATACCTCATTGCCACCAGCCGCAGCGGCTGAGGCCTACACCCGCACGATTCAGGCATTTTTTGCTCCCGAAGACGCGGTATTCGACCTCGTGCTGCTGGGCCTGGGGGATAATTCGCACACGGCTTCGCTGTTTCCCCATACCCCCGTGCTGCACGATACCAGCGTGGGGGCCCGGGAGGTGTTTGTGGAAGAGAAGCAGGCCTACCGCATAACGCTGACGGCCCCGCTGCTCAACCAGGCCCGGGCCGTAGCTTTCCTGGTGTATGGCGCCGATAAAGCCGCGGCCGTGCAGCAGGTAATGCAGGGGGCGCGCAACGTCGAGGAGTTTCCGGCCCAGCTGATTGCCCCGGCCGGGGAGCTGCACTGGTTTTTGGATATGGCCGCCGCGGCGGCCCTGCCACCAGCCGCCTCCTGA
- a CDS encoding glycoside hydrolase family 15 protein — protein sequence MSKHTYDMGLVGNCAYLALIHKDTAVSWLCWPRFDSSFVFGSLLDTRKGGEFSIRPADGADFSTRQYYLENTNVLCTEVDSAEGRYRVTDFAPRFAQYDRNYKPLMFIRKLEPLEGVPRVKVVCEPVAEYGQQQLTRRRSSNHIAFLGMEEEMRLTTDIPLTYILDGEGFVLTETRYLVLTYGAPLEASLHSTVEEFLRKTVQYWRHWVKSTSISNFYQTQVIRSALALKLHQYEDTGAIIAATTTSLPEAPGSTRNWDYRFCWMRDTYYILTAFNNIGHFEEMERYFHYIANISTKVRDKYQPLYSISGAAKLVEQELDLEGYLGNKPVRIGNDAYTHIQNDVYGQVLVALLPLYVDRRFVGAERADSEKMMYEALRLIKETMNMPDAGLWEFRHIAQYHCYTYLFHWAGAHAARKVARFLGNTEIEALATELARTAAEKIEECYDAERGVYTNAIGSPHLDASGLQLILMGYLDPNSERARTHLRELEKELKTPEGLFYRYRHPDDFGTPETTFLICSFWYVEALACVGRLDDAAREFAKLLGYTNHLGLLSEDVDARTGSQWGNFPQAYSHVGLVNAAYRISKKLDRPNFV from the coding sequence ATGAGCAAACATACCTACGACATGGGCCTGGTGGGCAACTGCGCCTACCTCGCCCTGATACACAAAGACACCGCCGTGTCCTGGCTCTGCTGGCCCCGCTTCGACAGCAGCTTCGTCTTCGGCTCCCTGCTCGACACCCGCAAGGGCGGCGAGTTCAGCATCCGGCCCGCCGACGGGGCCGACTTCAGCACCCGGCAGTACTACCTGGAGAATACCAACGTACTCTGCACCGAAGTCGACAGCGCCGAGGGGCGCTACCGCGTCACCGACTTTGCCCCGCGCTTCGCCCAGTACGACCGGAACTATAAGCCGCTGATGTTTATCCGCAAGCTGGAGCCCCTGGAAGGCGTGCCCCGGGTGAAGGTGGTGTGCGAGCCGGTGGCCGAGTATGGGCAGCAGCAGCTCACCCGCCGCCGCAGCTCCAACCACATTGCCTTCCTGGGCATGGAGGAGGAAATGCGCCTGACCACCGACATTCCCCTGACCTACATCCTCGATGGGGAAGGTTTCGTGCTCACCGAAACCCGCTACCTGGTGCTCACCTACGGGGCCCCGCTGGAAGCTTCCCTGCACAGTACGGTCGAGGAATTTCTGCGCAAAACCGTGCAGTACTGGCGCCACTGGGTGAAAAGCACCAGCATCAGCAACTTCTACCAGACCCAGGTTATCCGCTCGGCCCTGGCCCTGAAGCTGCACCAGTACGAGGACACCGGCGCCATCATTGCCGCCACCACCACGAGCTTGCCCGAGGCGCCCGGCAGCACCCGCAACTGGGACTACCGCTTCTGCTGGATGCGCGACACCTACTACATCCTGACGGCCTTCAACAACATCGGCCACTTCGAGGAGATGGAGCGCTACTTCCACTACATCGCCAATATCTCGACCAAAGTGCGCGACAAGTACCAGCCGCTCTACAGCATCAGCGGGGCGGCTAAGCTGGTGGAGCAGGAGCTGGATTTGGAGGGCTACCTGGGCAATAAGCCCGTGCGCATCGGCAACGATGCCTACACCCACATTCAGAACGACGTGTACGGGCAGGTGCTGGTGGCTTTGCTGCCGCTCTACGTGGACCGCCGCTTCGTGGGCGCCGAGCGGGCCGACTCGGAAAAGATGATGTACGAGGCCCTGCGGCTCATTAAGGAAACCATGAACATGCCCGATGCCGGCCTCTGGGAGTTCCGCCACATTGCCCAGTACCACTGCTACACCTACCTCTTTCACTGGGCCGGGGCCCACGCCGCCCGTAAGGTGGCCCGCTTCCTGGGCAACACCGAAATCGAGGCGCTGGCCACGGAGCTGGCCCGCACCGCGGCCGAGAAAATCGAGGAGTGCTACGACGCCGAGCGGGGCGTATACACCAACGCCATTGGCTCGCCCCACCTCGATGCCAGCGGCCTGCAGCTGATTCTGATGGGCTATCTCGACCCCAACTCCGAGCGGGCCCGCACCCACCTGCGGGAGCTGGAAAAGGAGCTCAAGACGCCCGAGGGCCTGTTTTACCGCTACCGCCACCCCGACGACTTCGGCACGCCCGAAACCACCTTCCTCATCTGCTCCTTCTGGTACGTGGAGGCCCTGGCCTGCGTGGGCCGCCTCGACGATGCCGCCCGGGAGTTTGCAAAGCTGCTCGGCTACACCAACCACCTGGGCCTGCTTTCGGAAGACGTGGACGCCCGCACCGGCTCGCAGTGGGGCAACTTCCCTCAGGCCTACAGCCACGTGGGTCTGGTCAACGCCGCTTACCGGATTTCCAAAAAGCTCGACCGGCCCAATTTCGTGTAG
- a CDS encoding beta/alpha barrel domain-containing protein: MARFTEADAVAQALRSPLIPVFYHAEEPYARRVLQACYEGGVRLFEFTNRGPNAFEIFTDLQQFVEAEYPDLLLGAGTIYTVEEAERFISAGADYIVQPVIGAEVAAVCHRHDLAWLPGVSTLNEVYQAAQLGATFAKLFPAAMLGPKYLKTVHAPLPNVRFMATGGIHPDAETVAAWMQAGATCVGVDSRLLKTDDPAALTAQVRELLAAMQPPAAAE; this comes from the coding sequence ATGGCCCGTTTTACCGAGGCTGATGCCGTGGCCCAGGCCCTGCGCAGCCCCCTGATTCCGGTGTTTTATCACGCCGAAGAACCCTACGCCCGGCGCGTGCTTCAAGCCTGCTACGAAGGCGGGGTGCGCCTGTTTGAGTTTACCAACCGGGGCCCCAATGCCTTCGAGATTTTCACCGACTTGCAGCAGTTCGTGGAGGCCGAATATCCCGATTTGCTGCTGGGTGCGGGTACCATCTACACCGTGGAGGAGGCCGAGCGGTTTATCAGCGCCGGCGCCGACTACATCGTGCAGCCCGTCATCGGGGCCGAGGTGGCCGCCGTGTGTCACCGGCACGACTTGGCCTGGCTGCCCGGCGTCTCGACGCTCAACGAGGTGTATCAGGCCGCCCAGCTCGGGGCCACGTTTGCCAAGCTGTTTCCGGCCGCCATGCTGGGTCCCAAATACCTGAAAACCGTGCACGCGCCCCTGCCCAACGTGCGCTTTATGGCCACCGGCGGCATTCATCCCGATGCCGAAACCGTGGCCGCCTGGATGCAGGCCGGCGCCACTTGCGTCGGCGTCGACTCGCGCCTGTTGAAAACCGACGACCCGGCGGCCCTCACGGCCCAGGTGCGGGAGCTGCTGGCCGCCATGCAGCCCCCGGCGGCGGCGGAATAA